The Lycium barbarum isolate Lr01 chromosome 12, ASM1917538v2, whole genome shotgun sequence genome includes a region encoding these proteins:
- the LOC132623748 gene encoding isovalerate--CoA ligase AAE2-like, producing the protein MSHSGLAKTFIYKTNSVQIQPTSSQRPRHYTRQVSMDPHQTESSRSMEGLLKCSANYVPLTPISFLERAANVFRGRTSIIDGPSMKYTWEETHARCIKLASALSELGISRGDVVATLARNVYAMQELHFAVPMAGAVLCTLNTRHDSNMLSVLLRHSEAKVIFVDQQLLQLAQGALDILANEKVIPPLLVLISESDNSSPAIVNSNSHEYESLLKSGSSEFAVRWPISEFDPISVNYTSGTTSRPKGVVYNHRGAYLNTIATFMLHEMSSWPVYLWTVPTFHCNGWCLTWGLAALGGTSICLRQVSPKLIFENIAEHDVTHMSGAPTIMNMIVNSPVSDRKPLPHKVNIMTGGSPPPPQILSKMEELGFRVHHLYGLTETYGPATYCLWKPEWDSMPPNEKYKLKARQGVQHLCSESVDVMDPLTLEKVPEDGKTIGEIMFRGNTVMSGYLNDLEATEEAFKGGWFHSGDLAVKHPDGYLEVKDRLKDIIISGGENISTVEVERVLYSHPAVLETAVVARPDNHWGQTPCAFVKLKDGCNNVSDQEIINFCRDNLPHYMAPRTVIFQHLPKTSTGKIQKFILREKAKALGSLF; encoded by the exons ATGAGTCACTCAGGATTGGCAAAAACTTTTATATATAAGACCAATTCAGTTCAAATTCAACCCACAAGCTCTCAGAGGCCTCGCCACTACACGCGCCAGGTTtcaatggatcctcatcaaaccGAGTCATCGCGATCCATGGAGGGTTTGCTCAAGTGTTCTGCTAATTATGTTCCTTTGACACCCATAAGTTTTTTGGAGAGAGCAGCAAATGTGTTTAGAGGAAGAACTTCCATCATTGATGGACCTTCTATGAAGTATACTTGGGAAGAGACACATGCTAGGTGCATAAAGCTTGCTTCTGCATTGTCTGAGCTTGGGATTTCTCGTGGGGATGTT GTTGCAACGTTGGCCCGAAATGTATACGCAATGCAAGAGCTGCATTTTGCAGTACCAATGGCTGGAGCAGTTCTTTGTACATTAAACACACGCCACGATTCAAATATGTTATCAGTACTGCTCAGGCATTCAGAAGCAAAGGTCATATTTGTGGATCAACAATTGCTCCAACTTGCTCAAGGAGCACTAGATATTCTTGCTAACGAAAAAGTAATACCACCTCTTCTTGTTCTAATATCTGAATCTGACAATTCTTCTCCTGCTattgttaattcgaattctcatGAATACGAAAGCCTCCTGAAAAGTGGGAGCAGCGAATTCGCTGTAAGGTGGCCGATTAGTGAATTTGATCCTATTAGTGTTAACTATACTTCTGGAACGACATCGCGACCCAAAGGAGTCGTTTACAATCACAGAGGTGCATATCTCAATACCATTGCTACATTTATGCTGCATGAAATGAGTTCATGGCCTGTTTACCTTTGGACCGTTCCAACGTTTCACTGCAACGGATGGTGCCTGACTTGGGGTCTAGCAGCACTTGGTGGCACCAGCATTTGCCTCAGACAGGTTTCTCCAAAACTCATATTTGAAAATATAGCAGAGCACGATGTCACACACATGAGTGGGGCACCAACTATTATGAACATGATTGTGAATTCGCCTGTAAGTGACAGAAAACCACTTCCTCACAAGGTTAACATAATGACAGGTGGTTCACCACCACCTCCACAAATCCTTTCCAAAATGGAGGAACTCGGATTTCGAGTACATCACTTATATGGACTAACAGAGACATATGGTCCAGCTACATATTGTTTGTGGAAGCCTGAGTGGGATTCCATGCCACCAAATGAGAAGTACAAATTGAAAGCAAGACAAGGGGTGCAGCATCTTTGTTCAGAGTCAGTGGATGTAATGGATCCTCTCACATTGGAGAAAGTACCAGAAGATGGTAAGACAATTGGTGAAATTATGTTTAGAGGGAATACTGTAATGAGTGGATATTTAAATGATTTAGAAGCAACAGAGGAAGCTTTTAAAGGTGGATGGTTTCATAGTGGTGATTTGGCTGTTAAACATCCTGATGGATACTTAGAAGTTAAGGACAGATTGAAAGATATCATAATCTCTGGAGGAGAAAATATAAGCACAGTAGAGGTGGAAAGAGTTTTGTATAGTCATCCAGCAGTTCTTGAAACAGCAGTAGTCGCGCGACCAGATAATCACTGGGGGCAGACACCTTGTGCATTTGTGAAGTTGAAGGATGGTTGTAATAACGTTAGTGATCAAGAAATTATCAACTTCTGCAGGGATAACTTGCCTCATTACATGGCACCTCGAACAGTCATATTTCAACATCTCCCAAAAACTTCAACAGGCAAGATACAAAAATTTATTCTAAGGGAGAAAGCCAAGGCCTTAGGCAGTCTTTTCTGA
- the LOC132623749 gene encoding kinetochore protein NUF2 homolog, whose product MSRFDYPTLPRQDIIAVLADNQIASISDEDLLKPTADFVTNLYSSILVYVNTFQDDHDQVDFLALEQLENPDLHVDSSRAMNLFHKIREMLAALECPEIFTLRDLIKPEPDRTRFFVGAILNFCLHRDTKLNAIRPIVEDLTLIDEQRLSLEARISQLNEEIADQHESREREMPLVQEIDSNVKELRQTISGLNNHQMSLKASIRKLKERAKEMDEKISSADFALVQAVQDNANLRSKIVQSPDKLQRALEEKKSFQVETRNAERAAMQSFQNKTAILEVYTKAYKKMSKNFNQMQAIQEQVNSTKSIEKDVKVLKLKLSDEEVLEKSLEAKLVERQGKADQFEELRKQLEKERDLSYEEAAKELKNVKLEVESKRHGLEARQNDLEGVLAEVDAINEKINSVRESGASKCQELGRNCEEVVAEFYRHSNSIRDLLPHIEVDQAVVEKRS is encoded by the coding sequence ATGTCGAGGTTTGATTATCCAACACTCCCCCGACAAGACATCATCGCTGTATTAGCCGATAATCAAATAGCCTCCATCTCCGACGAGGATCTCCTCAAACCCACTGCCGACTTTGTCACCAACCTCTACTCCAGCATTCTTGTCTATGTCAACACTTTCCAGGATGATCATGACCAGGTGGATTTTTTGGCTCTGGAGCAGCTTGAGAACCCCGATCTTCATGTTGACTCTTCTCGGGCCATGAATTTGTTTCATAAGATAAGGGAGATGTTGGCTGCTTTGGAGTGTCCCGAGATATTTACTCTCAGGGATTTGATCAAGCCTGAGCCTGATCGCACCAGGTTCTTCGTCGGAGCCATCCTCAACTTTTGTCTTCACAGAGACACTAAGTTAAATGCTATAAGACCGATTGTGGAAGATCTGACTCTCATCGATGAACAACGGCTATCTTTGGAGGCTAGAATATCTCAGTTAAATGAAGAGATTGCAGATCAACATGAATCAAGAGAAAGGGAGATGCCTCTGGTTCAAGAAATAGATTCTAATGTTAAGGAACTGAGGCAAACAATTTCTGGTCTTAACAATCACCAGATGTCCTTGAAGGCCTCAATAAGAAAACTTAAGGAGAGGGCTAAAGAGATGGATGAGAAGATTTCTAGTGCAGACTTTGCATTGGTACAAGCAGTTCAGGACAATGCCAATTTACGTTCTAAGATTGTCCAATCACCGGATAAGCTTCAGAGAGCACTGGAGGAAAAGAAATCATTTCAAGTTGAGACAAGGAATGCTGAAAGAGCAGCAATGCAGTCCTTTCAAAATAAAACTGCAATTCTTGAGGTTTATACAAAGGCTTACAAGAAAATGTCCAAGAACTTCAATCAGATGCAGGCTATACAGGAGCAGGTTAACTCAACCAAATCTATTGAGAAAGATGTTAAGGTTCTCAAACTGAAGTTGAGTGACGAGGAAGTACTGGAAAAATCCCTTGAAGCTAAACTAGTTGAAAGGCAAGGAAAAGCAGACCAATTTGAAGAATTAAGAAAGCAATTAGAGAAAGAAAGAGATCTTAGTTATGAGGAGGCTGCCAAAGAATTGAAAAATGTAAAGTTGGAAGTGGAATCAAAGAGGCACGGTCTTGAAGCAAGGCAGAATGACTTGGAAGGTGTGCTTGCAGAGGTGGATGCAATAAATGAAAAAATTAATTCAGTAAGGGAGTCTGGAGCATCTAAATGCCAAGAATTGGGCCGTAATTGCGAAGAAGTTGTAGCAGAGTTTTATCGTCACTCAAACTCAATCAGAGACTTGCTACCGCACATTGAAGTGGACCAGGCAGTTGTTGAGAAAAGGAGCTGA